The Iamia majanohamensis genome window below encodes:
- a CDS encoding PaaI family thioesterase, which produces MNLDESSEQLAARTDLAAAMQELGHALVGHHLDLATATELAETARKYTATVQQGQPRDRATEMMTSPRAAAALGGRRALIEDGEEIDLFRDSIVSGRTNPMGINVHVVRRGDAAVAVTALGPAFEGAPGRAHGGIVGAILDETMGHVLPLIGEMAYTANLTIDYIGPAPLGVEVTFTARLRDRAGRKLWIEAVGESADGVFVRAEALFLAVDLTRFTSSDRPASPRQTP; this is translated from the coding sequence ATGAACCTGGACGAATCCTCAGAACAGCTCGCCGCCCGAACCGATCTCGCCGCTGCGATGCAGGAGCTCGGCCACGCCCTGGTCGGCCACCACCTGGACCTCGCCACGGCGACCGAGCTCGCAGAGACAGCGCGCAAGTACACCGCGACCGTTCAACAGGGCCAACCACGAGACCGCGCAACCGAGATGATGACCAGCCCACGAGCGGCCGCTGCGCTCGGTGGACGTCGGGCGCTCATCGAGGACGGCGAGGAGATCGACCTTTTCCGCGACTCGATCGTGTCCGGGCGCACCAACCCCATGGGCATCAACGTCCACGTCGTCCGCCGAGGCGACGCGGCAGTGGCCGTCACCGCGCTCGGGCCGGCATTCGAAGGTGCGCCCGGCCGGGCTCACGGCGGGATCGTGGGCGCCATCCTCGACGAGACGATGGGCCACGTCCTGCCCCTCATCGGCGAGATGGCCTACACCGCGAACCTCACGATCGACTACATCGGGCCAGCGCCACTCGGGGTCGAGGTCACCTTCACCGCACGCCTACGGGACCGAGCCGGTCGAAAGCTCTGGATCGAAGCCGTCGGCGAGTCCGCCGACGGCGTCTTCGTGCGCGCCGAAGCTCTCTTCCTCGCCGTCGACCTCACCAGGTTCACCAGCTCAGACCGTCCGGCCAGCCCGCGGCAGACCCCGTGA
- a CDS encoding nitronate monooxygenase, with protein sequence MKTAVAVMLGVEYPILAFSHCRDVVAAVTNAGGFGVLGAVAHTPQQLEIDLTWIDEHVGGKPYGVDLLLPQKYEGAEEGGLDREALRHLLPAEQQAFVDDIMVRYGVPELDDEQRRAISRMGGMNVSPKGYEPLLAVAFEHPIRLIASALGPPPAALIERAHADDVLVAALAGTREHALRHKEIGVDIVVAQGTEGGGHTGEVATMVLVPEVVDAVAPIPVLAAGGIGNGRQVAAAMALGAQGVWCGSVWLTTEEAETLPVIKEKYLAARSKDTVRSRSITGKPARMLKTSWTEEWERTDGPGPLGMPLQPLLVSEAQVRINRSASTPGSGAQELATYFVGQVVGQMNTTRRAGQVVLDMVNEYADVVVRFAEEAETA encoded by the coding sequence ATGAAGACGGCAGTCGCCGTCATGCTCGGTGTCGAGTATCCGATCCTGGCGTTCAGCCACTGCCGCGACGTGGTTGCCGCGGTGACGAACGCCGGTGGCTTCGGGGTGCTCGGCGCGGTTGCCCACACACCCCAGCAGCTCGAGATCGATCTCACCTGGATCGACGAGCACGTCGGCGGCAAGCCCTACGGTGTCGATCTGCTGTTGCCGCAGAAGTACGAGGGAGCCGAGGAGGGAGGCCTCGACCGAGAAGCCCTCCGCCACCTTCTCCCGGCCGAACAGCAGGCGTTCGTCGATGACATCATGGTCAGGTACGGCGTACCTGAGCTCGACGACGAGCAACGCCGGGCGATCTCGCGAATGGGCGGCATGAACGTGTCGCCGAAGGGCTACGAGCCGCTTCTCGCCGTGGCCTTCGAGCATCCGATCAGGCTCATCGCCAGCGCCCTCGGGCCGCCTCCCGCCGCTCTGATCGAGCGGGCCCACGCCGACGACGTCTTGGTGGCAGCGCTTGCCGGCACCAGGGAGCACGCGCTGCGGCACAAGGAGATCGGGGTCGACATCGTCGTCGCCCAGGGCACCGAGGGCGGCGGTCACACCGGTGAGGTCGCCACCATGGTGCTGGTTCCAGAGGTGGTCGATGCTGTCGCCCCCATCCCGGTGCTGGCGGCGGGCGGCATCGGCAACGGGCGCCAGGTCGCCGCAGCCATGGCCTTGGGGGCCCAGGGAGTGTGGTGCGGCTCTGTGTGGCTCACCACCGAGGAGGCCGAGACGCTACCGGTCATCAAGGAGAAGTACCTCGCCGCCCGGTCCAAGGACACCGTGCGGTCGCGCTCCATCACGGGCAAGCCGGCACGGATGCTCAAGACCAGCTGGACCGAGGAGTGGGAGCGCACGGACGGGCCGGGACCGCTCGGCATGCCGCTGCAGCCGCTGCTCGTCTCCGAAGCGCAGGTCCGGATCAACCGTTCCGCCAGTACGCCCGGCTCCGGCGCCCAGGAGCTCGCCACCTACTTCGTCGGGCAGGTCGTGGGGCAGATGAACACGACCAGAAGGGCCGGCCAGGTCGTTCTCGACATGGTCAACGAGTACGCGGATGTCGTGGTCCGCTTCGCCGAAGAGGCCGAGACGGCGTGA
- a CDS encoding cytochrome P450 — translation MTDTTPNGGLRFRSGVEQDHGPVGDWATDFDLMDPDYVVHPERRWAEQRERCPIAFTDRRQRTWLPVRYEDLSDIAHDTDRFSSRDIIVASPFDQPINDVLPVPPISSDPPVHTWARRLLLPAFGPTAIDEMTPITGELAHQLIDEHFSDGRGDAASDYARHIPVRIIAQMLGVAVEDEERFTSWVVRTLQNGFQNIDGAMDALGEMTLYFMDAVAERRAMAPGTRPDDIITMLIEAETGEPISDQHLLGTCFLLLVAGIDTTWSNIGSALWHLATHPEDQQRLRDEPELMPTAVEEFLRFYSPVTMARYVTEDTEFKGCPMREGDKVLMAFPAGNHDPGLFEDADRFVIDRQRNRHFAFGSGIHRCLGSNLARMEIRVALTTFLQRVPTFRLSDPDAVTWTGGQVRGPRCVPISF, via the coding sequence ATGACTGACACCACCCCCAACGGCGGTCTCCGGTTCCGTAGCGGCGTTGAGCAGGACCACGGACCCGTCGGCGACTGGGCGACCGACTTCGACCTGATGGATCCTGACTACGTCGTCCACCCCGAGCGGCGGTGGGCGGAGCAGCGTGAACGGTGCCCCATCGCCTTCACCGACCGCCGCCAGCGCACGTGGTTGCCGGTGCGGTACGAAGACCTGTCCGACATCGCGCACGACACCGACCGGTTCTCGTCGCGGGACATCATCGTCGCCTCCCCCTTCGATCAGCCCATCAACGACGTACTGCCCGTTCCTCCCATCAGCTCCGACCCGCCGGTGCACACGTGGGCGCGGCGGCTGCTCCTGCCCGCATTCGGTCCGACGGCGATCGACGAGATGACGCCGATCACCGGCGAGCTGGCCCACCAGCTGATCGACGAGCACTTCAGTGACGGCCGAGGCGACGCGGCGTCCGACTATGCGCGACACATCCCGGTGCGGATCATCGCCCAGATGCTCGGCGTGGCCGTCGAGGACGAGGAGAGGTTCACCAGTTGGGTCGTCCGCACCCTTCAGAACGGCTTCCAGAACATCGATGGCGCCATGGACGCGCTGGGCGAGATGACCCTGTACTTCATGGACGCAGTGGCCGAGCGCCGAGCGATGGCGCCGGGCACGCGGCCCGACGACATCATCACCATGCTCATCGAGGCCGAGACCGGCGAGCCAATCTCCGACCAGCATCTCCTCGGCACCTGTTTCCTGTTGCTGGTGGCCGGCATCGACACCACGTGGAGCAACATCGGGTCGGCTCTGTGGCATCTGGCCACCCACCCCGAGGATCAGCAGCGCCTGCGAGACGAGCCCGAGCTCATGCCGACGGCGGTCGAGGAGTTCCTCCGCTTCTACAGCCCTGTGACCATGGCCCGCTACGTGACCGAGGACACCGAGTTCAAGGGGTGCCCCATGCGAGAGGGGGACAAGGTCCTCATGGCCTTCCCGGCGGGAAACCACGACCCCGGATTGTTCGAGGACGCAGACCGTTTCGTCATCGACCGGCAGCGGAACCGTCACTTCGCGTTCGGTTCGGGCATCCATCGCTGTCTGGGATCCAACCTGGCGCGCATGGAGATCAGGGTTGCGCTGACGACGTTCCTCCAGCGGGTCCCGACCTTTCGCCTCTCTGACCCAGACGCCGTCACCTGGACGGGCGGGCAGGTGCGCGGCCCCCGCTGCGTGCCCATCTCCTTCTGA
- a CDS encoding ferredoxin — protein sequence MLCALAIVRGMRVHVDQEKCQGHNRCVALAPDLFEVDDYGTAWVKGAGVVPEGQEEAARLALDNCPEYAITITDD from the coding sequence ATGTTGTGCGCGCTGGCTATCGTTCGCGGCATGCGCGTTCACGTGGATCAGGAGAAGTGCCAGGGCCACAACCGGTGTGTCGCCCTGGCCCCCGACCTGTTCGAGGTGGACGACTACGGCACGGCGTGGGTCAAGGGCGCTGGCGTCGTTCCCGAAGGGCAAGAGGAGGCAGCGCGGCTCGCTCTCGACAACTGCCCGGAGTATGCGATCACCATCACCGACGACTGA
- a CDS encoding acyl-CoA dehydrogenase family protein, whose protein sequence is MDFDLPGDDHPDRRSVRSWLEEHPQPTGRQLAEAGYVAPHWPAPWGVDADPIRQLVIDDELKRAGVHRPMNPIGIGWAGPTILHAGTQEHKDRYLMPLLAGEEIWCQLFSEPQAGSDLANLGTRAVRDGDEYVVNGQKIWTSLAQFSTYGILIARTDPDQPKHQGVSYFICPMDAPGIEVRPIIEMTGGHTFNEVFLTDVRIPAENLVGEENRGWSLAKVTLGNERVSLSSGGALWGHGPNAADLLDLVRDRGRVADPLLRQRLARLYIESELLRLIRLRTVTAAIKGRPPGPEASIRKVMADEHGQHIMEVAKDLAGTAGLRDDVGPFGGGADLWAHGFLFAPALTVGGGTGMVQRNIIGERVLGLPHDVDLEQGLSWAEARR, encoded by the coding sequence ATGGACTTCGACCTGCCGGGCGACGACCACCCGGACCGCCGGTCGGTGCGGAGCTGGCTGGAAGAGCACCCGCAGCCGACCGGACGCCAGCTGGCCGAGGCCGGCTACGTGGCGCCCCACTGGCCGGCACCCTGGGGGGTTGATGCCGACCCGATCCGCCAGCTGGTGATCGACGATGAGCTCAAGCGGGCGGGCGTTCACCGGCCGATGAACCCGATCGGCATCGGCTGGGCCGGCCCGACGATCCTGCACGCCGGCACCCAGGAGCACAAGGACCGCTACCTGATGCCGCTGCTGGCGGGCGAGGAGATCTGGTGCCAGCTGTTCTCCGAACCCCAGGCCGGCTCCGACCTGGCCAACCTGGGCACCCGGGCCGTGCGCGACGGCGACGAGTACGTCGTCAACGGGCAGAAGATCTGGACGTCGCTGGCCCAGTTCTCCACCTACGGGATCCTCATCGCCCGCACGGATCCGGATCAGCCCAAGCACCAGGGCGTGTCGTACTTCATCTGCCCCATGGACGCCCCCGGCATCGAGGTCCGCCCGATCATCGAGATGACCGGCGGTCACACGTTCAACGAGGTCTTCCTCACGGACGTGCGGATCCCTGCCGAGAACCTCGTCGGCGAGGAGAACCGCGGCTGGTCTCTGGCCAAGGTCACCCTCGGCAACGAGCGGGTCTCGCTGTCTTCGGGCGGCGCGCTGTGGGGCCACGGGCCCAACGCTGCGGACCTCCTCGACCTCGTCCGGGACCGCGGTCGGGTCGCCGATCCGCTGCTCCGCCAACGGCTCGCCCGGCTCTACATCGAGTCCGAGCTGCTTCGGCTCATCCGCCTTCGAACGGTGACGGCCGCGATCAAGGGTCGTCCCCCTGGGCCGGAGGCGTCGATCCGCAAGGTGATGGCCGACGAGCACGGGCAGCACATCATGGAGGTGGCCAAGGACCTGGCGGGCACCGCCGGCCTGCGTGACGACGTCGGACCCTTCGGCGGCGGCGCTGATCTGTGGGCCCACGGGTTCCTCTTCGCCCCCGCCCTCACCGTCGGCGGTGGCACCGGCATGGTGCAGCGCAACATCATCGGCGAGCGTGTGCTGGGCCTCCCCCACGACGTCGATCTCGAGCAGGGCTTGTCGTGGGCGGAGGCCAGGAGGTGA
- a CDS encoding flavin-containing monooxygenase encodes MTAPDHDVVIVGAGFAGLYQLHHLRRLGLRVTLLEAGSGLGGIWYWNCYPGARVDSHVPLYEYSDPALWQDWYWDERFPDWQSLRRYFHHVDDVWGLRDDIRLDTRVSAGVWDEAEHCWEVRTEAGDALRTRFLVLCTGFAAKAHVPDIPGLATFDGVWSHTAHWPQGGIDLTGRRVAVIGTGASGVQVVQEAARVAEHVTVLQRTPIMALAMQQRRLSREDQDEAKAEYPAIFERRTRTNSGFAYPEQGVSTFDVPEGERLENYERLWQEGGFAFWAGGYSDLIVDEAANRAAYDFWRSKVHERVHDPAVAEVLAPAEPPHPFGVKRPSLEQWYYDAFNQDNVELVDLRRSPIESIVPTGVRTTADEHLCDLLVMATGFDAVTGGLVSIDLRGRNGETLRKHWADGVRTHLGLSSHGFPNLVFLYGPQSPSGFCNGPTCAEVQGDWVVDLFVHLRDTGTTRIEATAEAEEEWRALVHSIADMTLFPRADSWYMGANIPGKPREMLNWPGGLQLYLASCRESAADGYRGFALKCPG; translated from the coding sequence ATGACGGCTCCCGATCACGATGTCGTCATCGTCGGAGCCGGCTTCGCCGGGCTGTACCAGCTGCACCACCTGCGCCGACTCGGCCTCCGGGTGACGCTGCTCGAGGCTGGCTCCGGCCTCGGCGGCATCTGGTACTGGAACTGCTACCCGGGCGCCCGTGTCGATTCGCACGTGCCGCTCTACGAGTACTCCGACCCTGCGCTGTGGCAGGACTGGTACTGGGACGAGCGCTTCCCCGACTGGCAGTCGCTGCGCCGCTACTTCCACCACGTCGACGATGTGTGGGGCCTGCGGGACGACATTCGCCTCGACACCCGGGTGAGCGCCGGCGTGTGGGACGAGGCGGAGCATTGCTGGGAGGTGCGCACCGAAGCCGGCGACGCTCTACGCACTCGCTTCTTGGTGCTGTGCACGGGTTTTGCGGCCAAGGCCCATGTGCCTGACATCCCCGGCCTAGCCACCTTCGATGGCGTCTGGTCCCACACTGCGCACTGGCCCCAGGGCGGGATCGATCTGACCGGCCGCCGGGTGGCGGTGATCGGGACGGGTGCGAGCGGCGTCCAGGTGGTCCAGGAGGCCGCCCGGGTGGCCGAGCACGTCACGGTGCTCCAGCGAACGCCGATCATGGCGCTGGCCATGCAGCAGCGCCGCCTCAGTCGCGAGGATCAGGACGAGGCCAAGGCGGAGTACCCGGCGATCTTCGAGCGACGCACTCGGACCAACAGCGGGTTCGCCTACCCCGAACAGGGGGTCAGCACCTTCGACGTGCCCGAAGGCGAGCGCCTCGAGAACTACGAGCGCCTGTGGCAGGAGGGTGGGTTCGCGTTCTGGGCGGGCGGCTACTCCGACCTGATCGTCGACGAGGCGGCGAACCGCGCCGCGTACGACTTCTGGCGCTCCAAGGTCCATGAGCGAGTGCACGACCCCGCCGTGGCCGAGGTCCTCGCGCCGGCCGAACCGCCCCACCCCTTCGGCGTGAAGCGCCCATCGCTGGAGCAGTGGTACTACGACGCCTTCAACCAGGACAACGTCGAGCTGGTGGACCTGCGCCGGTCTCCGATCGAATCGATCGTCCCGACCGGGGTTCGCACCACGGCCGACGAACACCTCTGCGACCTGCTCGTCATGGCCACCGGCTTCGACGCGGTGACCGGCGGCCTGGTGAGCATCGACCTGCGGGGCCGCAATGGTGAAACCCTGCGCAAACACTGGGCGGACGGCGTGCGCACCCACCTCGGCTTGTCCAGCCATGGCTTCCCCAACCTGGTGTTCCTCTACGGGCCGCAGAGCCCGTCGGGGTTCTGCAACGGGCCCACGTGCGCTGAGGTGCAAGGAGACTGGGTGGTCGACCTGTTCGTTCACCTGCGCGACACGGGCACGACCCGCATCGAGGCCACCGCAGAGGCCGAGGAGGAATGGCGGGCGCTGGTGCACTCCATCGCCGACATGACGCTGTTCCCCCGGGCGGACTCGTGGTACATGGGCGCCAACATCCCGGGCAAGCCCCGGGAGATGCTCAACTGGCCGGGCGGCCTGCAGCTGTACCTGGCGTCGTGCCGAGAATCAGCAGCGGATGGCTACCGCGGCTTCGCGCTCAAATGCCCAGGCTGA
- a CDS encoding zinc-dependent alcohol dehydrogenase — protein sequence MNAAAMVLTAPHTFELRELPLPPIGADDALLRVEACGLCGTDHEQYSGQLHPGYPFIPGHEAVGLIEQIGPEASQRWGVSQGQRVAVEVFRSCRRCEACRSGVYRRCVRNGLATMYGFVSVDTAPGLWGGYATHQYLAPDSMVLPVPKDLDPVVATLFNPLGAGIRWGASVPGTGAGDAVAVLGCGVRGLAAAVAAKDAGADFVMVTGAGERDHSRLEAALRFGADLVVDVTEDDPIELFRGATGRAGADVVIDVTAKAPQVVAQAVRLAATGGRIVIAGTRGGGAPGFDPDHVVYKELRIEGALGVDVTAYQAALDLLGSGRYPFADLERITVGLDGIEGLLRTMAGEGGTPPIHGVVLPDS from the coding sequence ATGAACGCCGCCGCCATGGTGCTCACCGCACCGCACACCTTCGAGCTGCGAGAGCTGCCGCTCCCACCGATCGGCGCCGACGATGCCCTGCTCCGGGTCGAGGCCTGTGGGTTGTGCGGGACGGACCACGAGCAGTACAGCGGCCAGCTCCATCCCGGATACCCCTTCATCCCCGGTCACGAGGCGGTCGGCCTGATCGAGCAGATCGGACCGGAGGCCTCTCAGCGCTGGGGCGTATCTCAGGGGCAGCGGGTCGCGGTCGAGGTCTTCCGATCCTGCCGACGGTGCGAGGCCTGCCGGTCCGGCGTCTACCGGCGGTGCGTGCGCAACGGCCTGGCCACCATGTACGGGTTCGTGTCCGTCGACACGGCCCCGGGGTTGTGGGGCGGTTACGCCACCCACCAGTACCTGGCGCCGGACTCGATGGTGCTGCCGGTGCCCAAGGACCTCGACCCGGTCGTTGCCACGCTGTTCAACCCGCTGGGGGCAGGCATCCGCTGGGGGGCCTCGGTGCCAGGCACCGGCGCCGGCGATGCGGTGGCGGTGCTCGGGTGCGGGGTGCGGGGCCTTGCGGCGGCGGTCGCCGCCAAGGACGCCGGCGCCGACTTCGTGATGGTCACCGGCGCCGGCGAGCGCGATCATTCCCGCCTCGAGGCCGCGCTGCGCTTCGGCGCCGACCTGGTGGTCGACGTCACAGAGGACGACCCGATCGAGCTGTTCCGGGGCGCCACCGGACGTGCGGGTGCCGACGTCGTCATCGACGTCACCGCCAAGGCGCCGCAGGTGGTGGCCCAGGCGGTGCGGCTGGCCGCCACCGGTGGACGCATCGTCATCGCCGGAACCCGCGGCGGCGGGGCCCCAGGGTTCGACCCCGACCACGTCGTGTACAAGGAGCTGCGCATCGAGGGCGCGCTCGGAGTGGACGTGACCGCCTACCAGGCCGCCCTCGACCTTCTCGGCTCGGGGCGATACCCGTTCGCCGATCTCGAACGGATCACCGTCGGGCTCGACGGCATCGAGGGGCTTCTGCGGACCATGGCCGGCGAAGGCGGCACTCCACCCATCCACGGAGTCGTGCTGCCGGACTCCTAG
- a CDS encoding flavin-containing monooxygenase encodes MRDLCVAVIGAGMAGIASVIKLREAGFDDVTVFEKAHDVGGTWRENTYPGIACDVPSHLYSYSFAPNADWTHTFSPGNEIWAYFESVARCEGVHERTRFDDEVVSLDYEGGRWTLATASGYRDVFDVVIAATGVLHHPNLPDLPGLGSFAGAAFHSARWDHHVPIDGRRIGVIGTGSSAVQITGALVDRAAHLDLFQRTPQWIMPVDNVPYDEAQRRAFRDDPALMRRARDGLGRAFADHFANAVTDADSPAMAAIEEACRAHLETVADPVLREKLRPDYRAACKRLVASGEFYDAIQAPNASVVTERIERIEAAGVRTVDGELHELDVLVLATGFRSDRFLRPIRVRGRDDICLDDVWAERPSAHVALVVPGFPNLFLLNGPNGPVGNFSLIDVAELQLDYTIQLLDVLRDGAEAVEPTVEAAEAFEVARVEATKGTVWVTGCRSWYLDDRGIPAAWPWSIDHFRDVMRTPDLTQYKVSSGASDGTGDDA; translated from the coding sequence GTGCGAGACCTGTGCGTCGCCGTCATCGGCGCTGGCATGGCCGGAATCGCCAGCGTGATCAAGCTGCGCGAGGCCGGATTCGACGACGTGACCGTCTTCGAGAAGGCCCACGACGTGGGGGGAACGTGGCGGGAGAACACCTATCCCGGCATCGCGTGCGACGTGCCCTCTCACCTCTACAGCTACTCCTTCGCACCCAATGCTGACTGGACGCACACGTTCTCTCCCGGCAATGAGATCTGGGCCTACTTCGAGAGCGTCGCCCGCTGCGAGGGCGTGCACGAGCGGACCCGCTTCGACGACGAGGTCGTGTCGCTCGACTACGAAGGCGGACGATGGACGCTCGCCACGGCCAGCGGGTACCGGGACGTCTTCGACGTCGTCATCGCCGCCACCGGTGTCCTCCACCACCCCAACCTCCCCGACCTGCCGGGTCTGGGCTCCTTCGCCGGCGCCGCCTTCCACAGTGCCCGTTGGGACCACCACGTGCCCATCGACGGGCGCCGGATCGGCGTGATCGGCACCGGCTCCTCGGCGGTGCAGATCACCGGCGCGCTGGTCGACCGGGCTGCGCACCTGGATCTGTTCCAGCGCACACCCCAGTGGATCATGCCGGTCGACAACGTCCCCTACGACGAGGCCCAGCGCCGGGCGTTCCGGGACGACCCCGCTCTGATGCGTCGGGCGCGCGACGGCCTCGGTCGGGCTTTCGCCGACCACTTCGCCAATGCCGTCACCGACGCCGACTCGCCAGCCATGGCCGCGATCGAGGAGGCGTGCCGCGCCCATCTGGAGACGGTCGCCGATCCGGTCCTGCGGGAGAAGCTGCGCCCCGACTACCGCGCTGCCTGCAAGCGCCTCGTCGCATCGGGCGAGTTCTACGATGCCATCCAGGCACCCAATGCCTCGGTCGTCACCGAGCGAATCGAGCGGATCGAAGCTGCCGGCGTCCGCACGGTCGACGGAGAGCTGCACGAGCTCGACGTCCTCGTGCTCGCCACCGGGTTCCGCTCCGACCGCTTCCTGCGCCCGATCCGGGTCCGGGGCCGCGACGACATCTGCCTCGACGACGTGTGGGCTGAGCGCCCCAGTGCCCACGTCGCCCTCGTCGTGCCCGGCTTTCCCAACCTGTTCCTGCTCAACGGGCCCAACGGGCCGGTCGGGAACTTCTCGCTCATCGACGTCGCCGAGCTCCAGCTCGACTACACGATCCAGCTCCTCGACGTGCTCCGCGACGGTGCCGAGGCGGTGGAGCCCACGGTCGAGGCGGCAGAGGCCTTCGAGGTCGCACGGGTCGAGGCGACCAAGGGCACCGTGTGGGTGACCGGGTGCCGCAGCTGGTACCTCGACGACCGGGGCATCCCGGCGGCGTGGCCCTGGAGCATCGACCACTTCCGCGACGTCATGCGAACCCCAGATCTCACCCAGTACAAGGTGAGCTCCGGCGCATCGGACGGGACCGGCGACGACGCGTGA
- a CDS encoding enoyl-CoA hydratase-related protein, with protein sequence MTDPHLLVDAHDGITVLTMNRPDKRNALSPEMLVRLAQAWRRIRDDDSVRAAILTGAGDKAFCAGADLGRLIPLMTRQRGPEDEWDHALLSDKAAFADGLLRGFTIDKPIVSAIAGDALAGGTELALATDLRVAAIGITMGLTEVARGLIPGGGGLSRLPRQVPRAKAMEILLLGQAMPVEEAWRIGLVNEVVPHDEVFDRAMDMAQRIAANGPLAVRAVKEAVRRSEGTGLDEALRIESEVGVPVFTSQDAVEGPRAFMEKRPPLFTGR encoded by the coding sequence ATGACCGACCCGCACCTGCTCGTCGATGCTCACGACGGCATCACCGTGCTCACCATGAACCGACCTGACAAGCGCAACGCGCTCAGCCCGGAGATGCTCGTGCGCCTTGCACAGGCCTGGCGACGGATCCGCGACGACGACTCCGTCCGTGCGGCCATCCTGACCGGCGCCGGCGACAAGGCGTTCTGCGCGGGGGCCGACCTGGGCCGGCTGATCCCGCTCATGACCCGCCAACGAGGACCGGAGGACGAGTGGGACCACGCTCTGCTGTCGGACAAGGCCGCCTTCGCCGACGGACTGCTCCGCGGCTTCACCATCGACAAGCCGATCGTCTCGGCCATCGCCGGCGATGCCCTCGCCGGGGGCACCGAGCTGGCCCTTGCCACCGACCTGCGGGTCGCCGCCATCGGCATCACGATGGGGCTCACCGAGGTGGCCCGGGGCCTGATCCCCGGTGGCGGCGGCCTGAGCCGGCTGCCGCGTCAGGTCCCGCGTGCCAAGGCCATGGAGATCCTTCTGCTCGGCCAGGCCATGCCGGTGGAGGAGGCATGGCGCATCGGCCTGGTCAACGAGGTCGTCCCCCACGACGAGGTGTTCGACCGGGCCATGGACATGGCCCAACGGATCGCCGCCAACGGACCCCTCGCCGTGCGGGCGGTCAAGGAGGCGGTCCGCCGGTCCGAGGGAACCGGGCTGGACGAGGCGTTGCGCATCGAATCGGAGGTGGGCGTGCCGGTGTTCACCTCACAAGACGCCGTCGAGGGCCCGCGAGCGTTCATGGAGAAGCGCCCGCCCCTGTTCACAGGGCGCTGA
- a CDS encoding alpha/beta fold hydrolase, whose amino-acid sequence MTTTPAGMYLTVEGTGPAVVLTHGFADDSSTFDHLRPAFSGYRVARWDLPGHGASAIGSQPSSRAVAMTWLDAAAIAAGAGSAVLVGHSLGGYLSLCRAVIDATGIAGLVLVSTGPGFRDPAKQRSWSAFIARYADRHGIPQTARGTAEQPDGLVLEGLTRVRVPVLVIVGGDDARYHAGSRIVVDEVPDGELVVVDGAGHLCHQTHSDLVGSHLRAFLERVSG is encoded by the coding sequence GTGACGACAACCCCCGCCGGCATGTACCTGACGGTGGAGGGGACCGGCCCCGCCGTGGTCCTCACCCACGGGTTCGCCGACGACTCCTCGACCTTCGACCACCTCCGCCCCGCCTTCTCCGGATACCGCGTGGCTCGCTGGGACCTCCCTGGCCACGGGGCGTCGGCGATCGGGTCGCAGCCGTCCTCGCGGGCCGTGGCGATGACATGGCTCGACGCCGCAGCCATCGCCGCCGGTGCCGGATCGGCCGTGCTCGTCGGCCACAGCCTCGGTGGCTACTTGTCGCTGTGCCGGGCCGTGATCGACGCCACCGGGATCGCCGGGCTCGTTCTCGTCTCCACGGGACCTGGCTTCCGGGATCCGGCCAAACAACGGAGCTGGAGCGCGTTCATCGCGCGCTACGCCGACCGGCATGGCATCCCCCAGACGGCTCGCGGGACGGCCGAGCAGCCCGACGGGCTCGTGCTTGAGGGGTTGACCCGGGTCCGGGTCCCCGTCCTCGTCATCGTCGGCGGCGACGATGCCCGGTACCACGCCGGCAGTCGCATCGTCGTCGACGAGGTCCCCGACGGTGAGCTGGTCGTGGTCGACGGGGCAGGCCACCTTTGCCACCAGACCCACTCCGACCTGGTGGGCAGCCACCTCCGGGCGTTTCTCGAGAGGGTCTCGGGTTGA